A window of Pseudodesulfovibrio hydrargyri contains these coding sequences:
- the nuoG gene encoding NADH-quinone oxidoreductase subunit NuoG: MPRLTIDGRAVEVPAGTKVIDAAEQLGIMIPRFCYLKSLGAVGACRMCAVKFLEGHKKDLDMSCMVDARDGMVVSTDHPDAVAFRAQVIEWLMLDHPHDCPICDEGGHCLLQDTTVSGGHSLRNYRGPKRTYENQYLGPLIEHEMNRCIHCYRCVRFYREYAGGTDFGTFGIAGRVTYQRFEPGRLESPFSGNLGEICPTGTLTDKPSRYRARRWDLERKPSVCTHCSLGCNTLAAVRYREVLRVENRLNEAINGDFLCDRGRYGFGYASMPERPRTALVDGRSVSPEEGTGAAMDRLKAIIAAHGPESVAVHASSRCTLEDLFAAKRLADGLGVPAPSFFLTEDERLACLNVAASLDADLAWNLEQVRKADMVLVLGADPLSEAPMAALAVRQAARSGATVAVLDPRPVDLPCEPIKLPVRRGLLPVVLAKLLGRAFIEADFQGEALAFWRELQSITEGRAEDFSELSAELDEVAHALARAERPVVVCSATAMPAQWPVLAAGVARLLRRKGGDDRVEVRSGLFCLLPRADSLGAALLAGGDGASLEGRLMPGGDGRGVKAFVCIGADPLGEYPGVQAMEEAVGKLDLLVCVDCAPSATWSKAQVALPMNTIFETGGCLVDNHGSLQRAEPVFAGGLPVIQDGHGSHPPRTPGAGIPGNDPRGATGWIDLLAPDAEGHTAPSAAEERLRTAMAEATAERGVPVLPSEAPVRFGSLDWLAPFVTAGQEEGRCDVLVTGSTFGADRLANLGEPGETLLPDPRVLMHPLDAAAMRFEEGQTILIPLAQGVARTVLRRREDMARNTVVLPRTPGSGWRFAGGMAATISMNRLWREQGDEDRAAMARADTDDSCPGGNL; this comes from the coding sequence ATGCCCAGGCTGACCATTGACGGGCGAGCGGTGGAGGTGCCCGCGGGCACCAAGGTCATCGACGCCGCCGAACAACTGGGCATCATGATCCCCCGGTTCTGCTACCTCAAGTCCCTGGGCGCGGTGGGGGCCTGCCGCATGTGCGCGGTCAAATTTCTGGAAGGGCACAAGAAGGACCTGGACATGAGCTGCATGGTCGACGCGCGCGACGGGATGGTCGTGTCCACCGACCACCCGGATGCCGTGGCCTTCCGAGCCCAGGTCATCGAGTGGCTGATGCTCGACCATCCCCACGACTGCCCCATCTGCGACGAGGGCGGGCACTGCCTGCTCCAGGACACCACCGTGTCCGGCGGCCACTCCCTGCGCAACTACCGGGGACCCAAACGGACCTATGAAAACCAGTATCTCGGCCCGCTCATCGAGCACGAGATGAACCGCTGCATCCACTGCTACCGCTGCGTGCGCTTCTACCGGGAATACGCCGGTGGCACGGACTTCGGCACCTTCGGCATCGCCGGGCGGGTGACCTACCAGCGGTTCGAGCCGGGGAGGCTGGAATCGCCGTTTTCCGGCAACCTGGGCGAGATCTGCCCCACCGGCACCCTGACCGACAAGCCGTCCCGGTACCGCGCCCGGCGCTGGGACCTGGAGCGCAAGCCGTCGGTCTGCACGCACTGCTCGCTCGGCTGCAATACTTTGGCAGCCGTGCGCTACCGCGAGGTCCTGCGCGTGGAGAACCGCTTGAACGAGGCCATTAACGGCGATTTCCTGTGCGACCGGGGCCGCTACGGCTTCGGCTACGCCTCCATGCCCGAACGCCCGCGCACCGCGTTGGTGGACGGGCGGTCCGTGTCTCCCGAAGAAGGGACGGGGGCCGCCATGGATCGGCTCAAGGCGATTATCGCCGCCCACGGTCCCGAATCCGTGGCCGTGCACGCGTCGTCCCGATGCACCTTGGAAGATCTGTTCGCGGCCAAGCGGCTGGCGGACGGATTGGGCGTGCCCGCGCCGAGCTTTTTCCTGACCGAGGACGAGCGGCTCGCCTGCCTGAACGTCGCCGCGAGCCTGGACGCGGACCTGGCCTGGAACCTGGAACAGGTCCGCAAGGCCGACATGGTCCTGGTTCTGGGGGCCGATCCCCTGAGCGAAGCGCCCATGGCCGCCCTGGCCGTCCGCCAGGCGGCCCGGTCCGGGGCCACGGTGGCCGTGCTCGACCCCCGGCCCGTGGACCTGCCCTGCGAACCGATCAAATTGCCCGTGCGGCGCGGGCTCTTGCCCGTTGTCCTGGCGAAGCTCCTTGGGCGCGCCTTCATTGAGGCGGATTTTCAGGGCGAGGCGCTGGCCTTCTGGAGGGAATTGCAATCCATAACGGAAGGGCGGGCCGAGGATTTCAGCGAATTGAGCGCCGAATTGGACGAGGTCGCCCACGCCCTGGCCCGGGCCGAGCGTCCGGTGGTGGTCTGCTCGGCCACGGCCATGCCCGCCCAGTGGCCGGTCCTGGCTGCCGGGGTGGCCCGGCTGTTGCGCCGCAAGGGCGGCGATGACCGGGTCGAGGTCCGCTCCGGGCTGTTCTGCCTCCTGCCGCGCGCCGACTCCCTGGGCGCGGCCCTGCTCGCGGGTGGCGACGGAGCCAGCCTGGAAGGGCGGCTGATGCCCGGCGGCGACGGGCGGGGCGTCAAGGCGTTCGTCTGCATCGGGGCCGATCCGCTGGGTGAATATCCCGGCGTGCAGGCCATGGAAGAAGCGGTGGGCAAGCTCGATCTGCTGGTCTGCGTGGATTGCGCCCCGTCGGCTACGTGGAGCAAGGCCCAAGTGGCACTGCCCATGAACACGATTTTCGAGACCGGCGGCTGCCTGGTGGACAACCACGGGTCGCTGCAACGCGCCGAACCGGTCTTTGCCGGGGGCCTGCCCGTGATTCAGGACGGCCATGGCTCGCACCCGCCGCGCACGCCCGGGGCCGGAATCCCCGGAAACGACCCGCGCGGCGCGACCGGGTGGATCGATCTGCTCGCGCCCGATGCCGAGGGCCACACCGCGCCGTCTGCGGCCGAAGAACGGTTGCGGACGGCTATGGCCGAGGCCACGGCGGAACGCGGTGTCCCGGTCCTGCCGTCCGAAGCCCCTGTGCGCTTCGGTTCGCTGGATTGGCTGGCCCCGTTTGTCACGGCCGGGCAGGAGGAAGGACGATGCGACGTGCTGGTCACGGGCTCCACCTTTGGCGCGGACCGGCTGGCCAACCTCGGCGAGCCCGGCGAGACGCTGTTGCCCGATCCCCGCGTGCTCATGCACCCCCTGGACGCGGCGGCCATGCGTTTCGAGGAAGGACAGACCATCCTGATCCCGTTGGCCCAGGGCGTGGCCCGGACCGTGCTGCGCCGCCGGGAGGACATGGCCCGGAACACGGTGGTCCTGCCCAGGACGCCCGGCTCGGGCTGGCGGTTCGCCGGAGGCATGGCCGCGACCATTTCCATGAACCGGCTGTGGCGGGAGCAGGGTGACGAGGACCGGGCGGCCATGGCGCGGGCCGACACGGACGACAGCTGCCCCGGAGGGAACCTGTGA
- a CDS encoding TIGR00341 family protein, which yields MALRVIEIVTPRSDKDEVKKSLEEHQPDAGYVFWASPLDDGESLSFRVVLDVAETANVMDELEELFAWTDKYRIVVYSAEATLPRLDKLALEEEEEEGSDSSGEDNGGQAAVSREELYADVLDTSLLSKHYVMLVLFSSLVGIIGLMRDNVAIIIGAMVLAPLLGPNVGLSLATTLGDAKLSRAALKTLAVGVLLCFALSAGVGLALGVPEMTHELSVRSMTSYSDIILAMVSGAAGIVTVTLGVPTSLVGVMVALSLLPPLIACGLFLGAGLMPEAGGAGLLFAANIICLNLAGVGTFLVQGIRPLSWYEKERAKKATLHAALVWTVLLAALIGLMFLKTH from the coding sequence ATGGCATTGCGCGTTATCGAGATCGTCACGCCCCGTTCGGACAAGGACGAGGTCAAGAAATCCCTGGAGGAGCACCAGCCCGACGCGGGCTACGTGTTCTGGGCCTCGCCGCTCGACGACGGCGAGTCCCTGTCCTTCCGCGTGGTCCTGGACGTGGCCGAGACCGCCAACGTCATGGACGAGTTGGAGGAACTGTTCGCCTGGACCGACAAATACCGCATCGTGGTCTATTCCGCCGAGGCCACCCTGCCCCGGTTGGACAAGCTGGCCCTGGAAGAGGAAGAGGAGGAGGGGAGCGATTCCTCCGGGGAGGACAATGGCGGCCAGGCCGCCGTCAGCCGCGAGGAGCTCTATGCAGACGTCCTGGACACGAGCCTGCTCTCCAAGCACTACGTCATGCTCGTCCTGTTCTCCTCCCTGGTGGGCATCATCGGGCTTATGCGCGACAATGTGGCCATCATCATCGGGGCCATGGTCCTGGCTCCGCTCCTCGGGCCCAACGTGGGGTTGTCGCTGGCCACCACGCTGGGCGACGCCAAGCTCAGCCGGGCGGCGCTGAAGACCCTGGCCGTGGGCGTGCTCCTGTGCTTCGCCCTGTCCGCCGGTGTCGGACTGGCCCTGGGCGTGCCCGAGATGACCCACGAACTGTCCGTGCGCAGCATGACCTCCTATTCGGACATCATCCTGGCCATGGTCTCGGGCGCGGCCGGGATCGTCACCGTCACCCTGGGCGTGCCCACTTCCCTGGTCGGGGTCATGGTCGCCCTGTCACTGCTCCCCCCGCTCATCGCCTGCGGCCTGTTCCTGGGCGCGGGGCTTATGCCCGAGGCGGGCGGCGCGGGCCTGCTCTTCGCGGCCAACATCATCTGCCTCAACCTCGCCGGGGTCGGCACCTTCCTGGTCCAGGGCATCCGCCCCTTGTCCTGGTACGAAAAGGAACGCGCCAAAAAGGCCACCCTGCATGCGGCCCTCGTCTGGACCGTGCTCCTTGCCGCGCTCATCGGCCTGATGTTCCTCAAGACGCACTAG
- a CDS encoding methyl-accepting chemotaxis protein: protein MSIRYKILLPTIPLVLLIGCVGYFLLTGQFGALRTSFAEMLVGNAAKTLEQNTEEAAVRAEEEAALFSRLPSVIQAFSLAHQGDIDDESDPVVQGAREALRGQLAPALGGYKDAMGEKLRLHFHLPNGRSLARMWRDKQAKRNGKWVDVSDDISSFRKTVLDVNRDGRPRRGIEPGRGGFAIRGVVAVKDASGHQLGSVEVLKSYDDVFKLFEDEEGSFYTLYMDASLLPTTTNLQDPAKYPLIGKAYVRVAGKENADLDARVTPDQLRRAVDGQYVAIEGDYAVVYLPVKDYQGKPIGVITLARDISVQNAILDSAVVLVLVLFALAVLVPILTLLGVMRYAVFRPLNRIRDLAEQVSRGNLAQGETVTSRDEIGAIHRSVSRIPVNLSALIDDCEATAREVARGVVRARGDADRYEGAYAQLIQSMNRVADTYTATFDSFPFPIFTVDRDHNLLFVNQHAEEIAGRDSSRLLGSPCSSVFNTDICKTGDCVCTQAMQTMERAVGNTRGRLEAGEVDIKGYASPLLDEKNRVVGALEVIVDQTDILDSQRKMQHVADQAGRLSERMTSASQQLLERVEESRQGAGEQSARATETATAMEEMNATVLEVARNANEAALNADQAEGQARAGRDVVVKVVSSVNEVQELASLLRDNMGELGSQADDIGRVMTVINDIADQTNLLALNAAIEAARAGDAGRGFAVVADEVRKLAEKTMVATTEVGSAIGAIQTMAQRNVIETDKVARVVETCTALAEEAGKSLAEIVDFSRDSVRQVQGIAAAAEEQSATSEQITQATEDMHRISQNTSQAMTQSVQACSELTAIAKELDGLINELGSA from the coding sequence ATGAGCATCAGATACAAGATCCTGTTGCCGACCATCCCGCTGGTTTTGCTGATCGGGTGTGTCGGCTATTTCCTGTTGACCGGCCAGTTCGGCGCGTTGAGGACCTCGTTCGCCGAAATGCTGGTCGGCAACGCGGCCAAGACCCTGGAGCAGAACACCGAGGAAGCCGCGGTGCGGGCCGAGGAGGAAGCGGCCCTGTTCAGCCGCCTGCCTTCGGTTATCCAGGCATTTTCCCTGGCCCACCAGGGCGATATCGACGACGAGTCCGATCCGGTGGTGCAGGGCGCCCGGGAGGCCCTGCGCGGCCAGCTGGCGCCCGCCCTGGGCGGATACAAGGACGCCATGGGCGAAAAGCTCAGGCTGCACTTCCACCTGCCCAACGGGCGTAGCCTGGCTCGCATGTGGCGCGACAAGCAGGCCAAGCGCAACGGCAAGTGGGTGGACGTGTCCGACGACATTTCCAGCTTCCGCAAGACCGTCCTGGACGTGAACCGCGACGGCAGGCCCCGCCGCGGTATCGAGCCCGGGCGCGGCGGCTTCGCCATCCGGGGTGTGGTGGCGGTCAAGGACGCCTCGGGCCACCAGCTCGGTTCGGTCGAGGTGCTCAAGAGCTACGACGACGTCTTCAAACTCTTCGAGGACGAGGAAGGCAGTTTCTATACCCTGTACATGGACGCTTCCCTGCTCCCGACCACCACCAACCTCCAGGACCCCGCGAAATATCCCCTGATCGGCAAGGCCTACGTCCGCGTGGCGGGCAAGGAAAACGCCGACCTGGACGCCCGCGTCACGCCCGACCAGCTGCGCAGGGCCGTCGACGGCCAGTACGTGGCCATCGAGGGCGACTACGCCGTGGTCTACCTGCCGGTGAAGGACTACCAGGGCAAGCCCATCGGCGTGATCACCCTGGCCCGCGACATCTCGGTCCAGAACGCCATCCTGGACAGCGCCGTGGTCCTGGTCCTGGTCCTCTTCGCCCTGGCCGTGCTCGTGCCCATCCTCACCCTGCTCGGGGTCATGCGCTATGCCGTGTTCAGGCCCCTGAACCGCATCCGCGACCTGGCCGAGCAGGTCTCGCGCGGCAACCTTGCCCAGGGCGAGACCGTGACCAGCCGCGACGAGATCGGGGCCATCCACCGGTCCGTCAGCCGCATTCCGGTCAATCTCTCCGCGCTCATCGACGACTGCGAGGCCACGGCCCGCGAGGTCGCGCGCGGGGTGGTCCGCGCGCGCGGCGACGCCGACCGTTACGAGGGGGCCTACGCCCAACTCATCCAGAGCATGAACCGGGTGGCCGACACCTACACCGCCACCTTCGATTCCTTCCCGTTCCCGATCTTCACCGTGGACCGCGACCACAACCTGCTCTTCGTCAACCAGCACGCCGAGGAGATCGCCGGGCGCGACAGTTCCCGGCTGTTGGGGTCGCCGTGCAGCAGCGTCTTCAACACCGACATCTGCAAGACCGGGGACTGCGTCTGCACCCAGGCCATGCAGACCATGGAACGGGCCGTGGGCAACACCCGGGGCAGGCTCGAGGCGGGCGAAGTGGACATCAAGGGCTACGCCAGCCCCCTGCTCGACGAGAAGAACCGCGTTGTCGGGGCGCTCGAGGTCATCGTGGACCAGACCGACATCCTCGATTCGCAGCGCAAGATGCAGCACGTGGCCGATCAGGCCGGCAGGTTGTCCGAGCGCATGACCTCCGCTTCGCAGCAGCTCCTTGAGCGCGTGGAGGAGTCCCGTCAGGGGGCCGGGGAGCAGAGCGCCCGCGCCACCGAAACGGCCACGGCCATGGAGGAGATGAACGCCACCGTGCTCGAGGTCGCCCGCAACGCCAACGAGGCCGCGCTCAACGCCGACCAGGCCGAGGGCCAGGCCCGGGCCGGGCGCGACGTGGTGGTCAAGGTGGTCTCCTCGGTCAACGAGGTCCAGGAACTCGCCTCCCTGCTGCGCGACAACATGGGCGAACTCGGCAGCCAGGCCGATGACATCGGCCGGGTCATGACCGTGATCAACGACATCGCGGACCAGACCAATCTGCTGGCGCTCAACGCGGCCATCGAGGCCGCCCGCGCGGGCGACGCCGGACGCGGGTTCGCCGTGGTCGCCGACGAGGTCCGCAAGCTGGCCGAAAAGACCATGGTGGCCACCACCGAGGTGGGCAGCGCCATCGGGGCCATCCAGACCATGGCTCAGCGCAACGTCATCGAGACCGACAAGGTCGCTCGCGTGGTCGAGACCTGCACCGCCCTGGCCGAGGAAGCGGGCAAATCACTGGCCGAGATCGTCGATTTCTCGCGCGATTCGGTTCGTCAGGTCCAGGGCATCGCCGCCGCGGCCGAGGAGCAGTCCGCCACCTCGGAACAGATCACCCAGGCCACCGAGGACATGCACCGCATCTCCCAGAACACCAGCCAGGCCATGACCCAGTCCGTCCAGGCCTGCAGCGAACTGACCGCCATCGCCAAGGAACTCGACGGCCTCATCAACGAACTCGGCTCCGCCTAG
- the nuoH gene encoding NADH-quinone oxidoreductase subunit NuoH: MGEEFLLGLTVLVIKSAVVLLVVLTLAAYMVLFERKLLGRMQLRYGPNRVGPYGSLQLLADGVKLLLKEDLVPDGADRVLFFLAPGILTFTTLAVFALVPFGGNIELFGRTVPLVIGDTDIGVLVFLALSSIGVYSVALGGWASNNKFSLIGSVRGVAQMVSYELPLSLSLVPVFMLAGSLSLTDIVDAQADYPFILVQPVAALIFFVCGLAESKRIPFDIPEGENELQAGFHTEYSGMRFALFFLGEYVNMILLGALMAVFFLGGWRGPWLPGPVWLLLKIMIVPFLLIWTRGTLPRLRYDQLMHFCWKILMPLALVNVIVTGAVMAALH, from the coding sequence ATGGGCGAGGAATTCCTGCTCGGATTGACGGTGCTGGTCATCAAGAGCGCGGTGGTGCTCCTGGTGGTCCTGACCCTGGCCGCGTACATGGTCCTGTTCGAGCGCAAGCTGCTCGGGCGCATGCAGCTGCGCTACGGCCCCAACCGCGTGGGCCCCTACGGCTCCCTGCAACTGCTGGCCGACGGCGTCAAACTGCTGCTCAAGGAGGACCTGGTCCCGGACGGGGCGGACCGGGTGCTCTTCTTCCTGGCTCCGGGCATCCTGACCTTCACCACCCTGGCCGTGTTCGCCCTGGTCCCGTTCGGCGGGAATATCGAACTCTTCGGCCGGACCGTGCCCCTGGTCATCGGCGACACGGACATCGGGGTCCTGGTCTTCCTGGCCCTGTCGTCCATCGGCGTGTACAGCGTGGCCCTGGGGGGCTGGGCCTCCAACAACAAGTTCTCGCTCATCGGGTCCGTGCGCGGCGTGGCCCAGATGGTCAGCTACGAACTGCCCCTGTCCCTGTCCCTGGTCCCGGTCTTCATGCTCGCCGGCTCGCTCAGCCTGACCGACATCGTCGACGCCCAGGCGGACTATCCCTTCATCCTGGTCCAGCCCGTGGCCGCCCTGATCTTCTTCGTCTGCGGCCTGGCCGAGTCCAAGCGCATCCCGTTCGACATCCCCGAGGGCGAGAACGAGCTCCAGGCAGGGTTCCACACCGAGTACAGCGGCATGCGCTTCGCCCTGTTCTTCCTGGGCGAGTACGTGAACATGATCCTGCTCGGCGCGCTCATGGCCGTCTTCTTCCTGGGCGGCTGGCGCGGCCCGTGGCTGCCCGGTCCGGTCTGGCTGCTGCTCAAGATCATGATCGTCCCCTTCCTGCTCATCTGGACCCGGGGCACCCTGCCCAGGCTGCGCTACGACCAGCTCATGCACTTCTGCTGGAAAATCCTCATGCCCCTGGCCCTGGTCAACGTCATCGTCACCGGCGCGGTCATGGCCGCCCTGCACTGA
- a CDS encoding nuclear transport factor 2 family protein: MMNLPPTVKAYFDAANNQDAEALLACFAPGAEVEDENNLYAGRAAIRAWKEESFAKYRPVQEPRSAERNGAVVSVVTTVSGNFPGSPVDLLHEFTLEGDAVTRLNITLA, encoded by the coding sequence ATGATGAATCTGCCCCCCACCGTGAAAGCCTATTTCGACGCCGCCAACAATCAGGACGCCGAGGCTTTGCTGGCCTGCTTCGCGCCCGGCGCGGAGGTCGAGGACGAGAACAACCTGTATGCCGGTCGCGCGGCCATCCGCGCCTGGAAGGAGGAGAGCTTCGCCAAGTACCGCCCGGTCCAGGAGCCCCGCTCGGCGGAGAGGAACGGCGCCGTGGTGTCCGTGGTCACCACCGTGTCCGGGAACTTTCCCGGCAGCCCGGTGGACCTGCTGCACGAATTCACCCTTGAGGGGGATGCCGTCACCCGGCTGAACATCACCCTGGCCTAG
- a CDS encoding linear amide C-N hydrolase produces the protein MPVQRIALFAVFLSIFSWMPAVTADASACTGMRVVAKDGSVAWARSLEFGSDIGSALMVAQRGMQWTSGAPDKAQGLRWTAKHAFVGPTAWGLPLPIEGMNEKGLYAGGFWMTEGESEFPDVQPTDYPRTVAQMYFVPWVLTNFATVDEIKAALPGITIAGLRVEALRTVPLAHWYVMDATGKAAVIESIDGKVTIRDNPVGVFTNAPSFGWHLTNLRQYMNLNPDNVKSAKLGGYEVRPLGEGTGLLGLPGDFTPPSRFVRAAVLANSALQPDDADGAVNLGMNLIAGFAIAKGVSRGVGADGKPEYDYTQWTTVYDLARKGLYVRTYENQNYRLVRFDKLPLDGGKILTIPMDKRFGPYEDISGQAH, from the coding sequence ATGCCCGTTCAGCGCATCGCATTGTTCGCCGTGTTTCTTTCGATCTTCTCCTGGATGCCGGCCGTCACGGCCGACGCGTCCGCCTGCACCGGAATGCGGGTCGTGGCAAAGGACGGGTCGGTTGCCTGGGCCCGTTCCCTGGAATTTGGCAGCGACATCGGGTCCGCCCTGATGGTCGCCCAGCGCGGCATGCAGTGGACTTCCGGCGCGCCGGACAAGGCCCAAGGGTTGCGCTGGACCGCCAAGCACGCCTTTGTCGGGCCCACCGCCTGGGGGCTGCCCCTGCCCATCGAGGGCATGAACGAGAAGGGGCTGTACGCTGGCGGCTTCTGGATGACCGAGGGGGAGTCGGAATTCCCGGACGTGCAGCCCACCGACTACCCGCGCACCGTGGCCCAGATGTACTTCGTCCCGTGGGTGCTGACGAACTTCGCCACCGTGGACGAGATCAAGGCCGCCCTGCCCGGCATCACCATCGCCGGTCTGCGGGTCGAGGCCCTGCGCACGGTCCCCCTGGCCCACTGGTACGTCATGGACGCCACGGGCAAGGCGGCGGTCATCGAATCCATCGACGGCAAGGTGACCATCCGCGACAACCCGGTGGGCGTGTTCACCAACGCGCCCTCCTTCGGCTGGCATCTGACCAACCTACGCCAGTACATGAACCTGAACCCCGACAACGTAAAATCCGCCAAACTCGGTGGTTACGAGGTCCGGCCGCTGGGCGAGGGCACGGGCCTGCTCGGCCTGCCCGGCGACTTCACCCCCCCGTCCCGCTTCGTCCGCGCGGCCGTTCTCGCCAATTCGGCCCTGCAACCGGACGACGCCGACGGGGCCGTCAACCTGGGCATGAACCTCATTGCCGGGTTTGCCATCGCCAAGGGCGTCTCACGCGGCGTCGGGGCCGACGGCAAGCCGGAATACGACTACACCCAATGGACCACGGTCTACGATCTGGCGCGAAAGGGGCTGTACGTGCGCACCTACGAGAACCAGAACTACCGCCTCGTCCGGTTCGACAAACTGCCTCTGGACGGCGGCAAAATCCTGACCATTCCCATGGACAAGCGCTTCGGCCCCTACGAGGACATCAGCGGCCAGGCGCATTAG
- a CDS encoding complex I 51 kDa subunit family protein has product MSEQVLFKNRRVDCRPASLADYRAGGGYEALTKAVRTMTPDEVIKVVMDSGLRGRGGAGFPTGRKWSFVRKDAPHPRYIQCNTDEMEPGTFKDRILVNTDPHLVIEGIVLCGYAVQADHGVFFIRPSYDADARLLERELEVAREAGLLGKNILGSDFSFDIDVHRSAGRYICGESSAQANAIMGKRPNPDKNSHMTDSGLWGLPTVVNNVETLASVPSILRNGVEWFQTLAASPTGDGTKLYSVSGEVAEPGCFELPGGTRLGDIIFGAAGGMLPGAEFKTCLPGGTSTSFVAREHLETPMDFDSMKKAGLSLGTGSVIVFDKNTCLVQATINILAYFARESCGWCTPCREGIPYMKHILERIEAGEAGERDVELLQRVADGMEHAYCGFAPGAAMPVHGLLKHFRDEVREHLDGRGCPFVGEGVAKPGLWTSLDRDETVPDEADSEGRDG; this is encoded by the coding sequence ATGAGCGAACAGGTGCTTTTCAAGAACCGGCGCGTCGACTGCCGCCCCGCCAGCCTCGCGGACTACCGTGCGGGCGGGGGCTACGAGGCCCTGACAAAGGCGGTGCGGACCATGACCCCGGACGAGGTCATAAAAGTGGTCATGGACTCCGGGCTGCGCGGCCGGGGCGGGGCCGGGTTCCCCACGGGGCGCAAGTGGAGCTTCGTGCGCAAGGACGCGCCCCATCCGCGCTACATCCAGTGCAACACCGACGAGATGGAGCCCGGCACCTTCAAGGACCGCATCCTGGTCAACACCGACCCCCACCTGGTCATCGAGGGCATCGTCCTGTGCGGCTACGCGGTCCAGGCGGACCACGGCGTGTTCTTCATCCGGCCGTCCTACGACGCGGACGCCCGGCTGCTGGAGCGGGAACTGGAAGTGGCCCGGGAGGCCGGGCTGCTGGGCAAAAACATCCTGGGCAGCGATTTTTCCTTCGACATCGACGTGCACCGCAGCGCCGGGCGGTATATCTGCGGCGAGAGCTCGGCCCAGGCCAACGCCATCATGGGCAAGCGGCCCAACCCGGACAAGAACAGTCACATGACCGACTCGGGGTTGTGGGGGCTGCCCACCGTGGTCAACAACGTGGAGACCCTGGCCTCGGTCCCGTCCATCCTGCGCAACGGGGTGGAGTGGTTCCAGACCCTGGCCGCGTCGCCCACCGGGGACGGCACCAAGCTCTACTCCGTGAGCGGCGAGGTGGCCGAGCCCGGCTGCTTCGAGTTGCCGGGCGGCACCAGGCTGGGGGACATCATCTTCGGGGCGGCCGGGGGTATGCTGCCGGGGGCCGAGTTCAAGACCTGCCTGCCGGGCGGCACGTCCACCAGCTTCGTGGCCCGGGAGCACCTGGAGACGCCCATGGACTTCGACTCCATGAAAAAGGCCGGATTGTCCCTGGGCACCGGGTCGGTCATCGTCTTCGACAAGAACACCTGCCTGGTCCAGGCGACCATCAACATCCTGGCCTATTTCGCCCGTGAGTCCTGCGGCTGGTGCACCCCGTGCCGCGAGGGCATCCCCTACATGAAGCACATTCTCGAACGCATCGAGGCGGGCGAGGCCGGGGAGCGCGACGTGGAGCTTCTGCAACGGGTGGCCGACGGCATGGAGCATGCTTACTGCGGCTTCGCCCCGGGCGCGGCCATGCCGGTCCACGGCCTGCTCAAACATTTCCGGGACGAGGTCCGTGAACACCTGGACGGCCGGGGCTGCCCGTTTGTGGGCGAAGGCGTGGCCAAGCCCGGCTTGTGGACGTCCCTTGACCGGGATGAAACGGTCCCCGATGAAGCGGATTCGGAAGGGAGGGACGGCTGA
- the nuoE gene encoding NADH-quinone oxidoreductase subunit NuoE, whose product MLPRELEQEIAEMVRETDHVEEKIIDVIYLLQRHFGYFSDEAMGHAARLTGKTLVELEELATFYDFIYREPLGRFVIHVCDGVTCWMHHENGLFDYLCRKLGVEVGETTADGLFTVLPTACLGNCHNAPAMLVNGEHYGRLTPEKVDRILDNLRENADTIPLCLCR is encoded by the coding sequence ATGCTCCCCAGGGAATTGGAACAGGAAATAGCGGAGATGGTCCGGGAAACGGACCACGTGGAGGAGAAGATCATCGACGTGATCTACCTCCTGCAGCGGCACTTCGGCTATTTTTCGGACGAGGCCATGGGCCACGCGGCCCGGCTCACGGGCAAGACGCTGGTCGAGCTCGAGGAACTGGCCACCTTCTACGACTTCATCTACCGCGAACCGCTTGGCCGGTTCGTGATCCACGTCTGCGACGGCGTGACCTGTTGGATGCACCACGAGAACGGGCTGTTCGACTACCTCTGCCGCAAGCTCGGGGTGGAGGTGGGCGAAACCACGGCGGACGGGCTGTTCACCGTCCTGCCCACGGCCTGCCTGGGCAACTGCCACAACGCCCCGGCCATGCTCGTCAACGGCGAGCACTACGGCAGGCTGACTCCGGAAAAGGTGGACCGGATACTCGACAATCTGCGCGAAAACGCCGACACCATCCCGCTGTGTCTGTGCAGGTGA